In a genomic window of Lacrimispora sp. BS-2:
- a CDS encoding hemerythrin domain-containing protein — translation MELKNYMEQHDRIREELEILKRLCKNRDLEQTSSEIALHISSLAGKLKIHLSSEDQYLYPSFLRSGDSRLVNQAEEYQKEMGNLLALFTEFKDKYNTKIKILSERESFFGEAEKIMRSIEVRMQKEERGLYRLVR, via the coding sequence ATGGAGTTAAAAAATTATATGGAGCAGCATGATCGGATACGGGAAGAATTAGAGATCTTGAAAAGGCTGTGCAAAAACAGGGACTTAGAACAAACATCATCGGAAATCGCCTTACATATAAGCAGTCTTGCAGGAAAGCTGAAAATACATTTATCCTCAGAGGATCAGTACCTTTACCCATCCTTTTTAAGATCCGGTGATTCAAGGCTGGTGAATCAGGCGGAGGAATATCAAAAGGAAATGGGAAACCTGCTTGCCCTGTTTACGGAATTTAAGGATAAATATAATACAAAAATAAAAATCCTTTCAGAAAGGGAAAGCTTTTTCGGCGAGGCTGAAAAAATCATGAGAAGCATTGAAGTGAGAATGCAAAAAGAGGAAAGGGGTCTATACCGTCTGGTGAGATAA